The genome window atttatttattggctgtattgggtcttcgttgctgcatatgggctttctctagttgcagcgagcagaggctactcttctttgcttctcattgccgtggcttctcttgttgcagagcacaggctctaggcccaagGTCTTCAGtagctgctgcacatgggctcaacagttgtggctcacgggctctaaagcacaggctcaacagttgtggtgcatgggcttagttgctcctcggcacgtgggatcttcctggagcagcagatcaaacctgtgtcccctgcgttggcaggtggattcttaaccactgtgccacctaggaagccctaaaattttacaaacaaaacaaaaacaaaataacaaccaaaaaaacctacaaaaaattaaataaataaaattgataaatagaTCAATCAGTATTTTTTATGAAAGCCCTTTCCAAGATGCAAAATGCATAGAAATATTCACCAAATGCTggttccctccttttcttctcctggtGCTGACAAGGCATGCTCAAAGCCCCTGGCATAAACAAACAGCACATGCTATCCTCTGTAACTGACTGCCTTGAGCAATTCATCTCTCCCTTTATGCTAAGCCCTTCCTATAAAAAACAGGTAATCACACCTAGATGTCACACGTCTGCCCCATTGACATGCCATGTAGATCTGAAGCTGCTACAATAGTAAAGACATTGGTGCTGAGAGCAATACTTCTGTCCCTACCATGACCTCATGGTTACACACTATTTCATCTCTGATCTCATCTCTAATCCTCCCTCTTCCTTGTCCACATAGCTCCAGCCATTGGTCTCTGCTGCTTCCCCAACATGTCACAAaactcccaccccagggcctttgtacttgctgcctcccgccccccacccccggcaaaCAACAAGACATCCCCTCACATCACTCCAGGTCTCTGTTCGTACAATCATATTCCTTTATCTCTCCCTATTCCTCCACCCTGTTTTAGTTTTCTGACCACCCAATCTATTACATtaagggttggcaaactttttctgtgaagggtCAGACAGTATTTTAGACTTTAGAGGCCACACAGCCACTGCTGCAACGACTCAATACTGCCCGTGCAGTGTGAAAGCCACCAGAGACCATATGTAAATGAACGaatgtggctgtgtttcaataaaactatttacagAAGCAGGTGGGGGGCCAGGTTTGGTCCATGGGCCCTGTATTGTATATCTGTCTTTATGCTGGCTGTCCATCTCTTCTGTGAGCACACAAGTGCCTTTAGGGAAGAAAggactctattctgttttgtCTCCTGCTGTATCCCCGAGTGCCTGGATGAGTTTTAGGAGTTGAACAAATGATGGTTTTGAGTTAACAACGCACTTTACAATACAGGGTTGAATTTAACATCATCGGATTACAGATATTTGAAACGGATACTCCAAGAGGACAAGTGCCTTGAGGAAGCTCATACAATGAAGTCCCCTGGATTTAACTGGGGTAGAAGAGACATATCAGTTGACCTTAAAATGAGAGAGACTGGTGGCCACCTAGCTAATTTGACATTGGATCTCATTACAAAGAGATGACAAAGACCCTGGTGGACAGGCCCAATTTTAGAACAGAAGACGCGCACACAAACGGCTTATTTAGAACACAGGCCCAAACGTCAGCATCCCGCAGAGAAGCCCAACACAAATGGCCCAACACAACCCCAGGGTCGGGGTGGAGCTGGGCGCTGCCCCCCTGCCCGCCAGCGTATTCTCATTTGGGATTCCGGCTTCCCTACCTTCTTCACCGACAGGTCGTGGTCCGGGTCACTCCCGGAATCCTCCTCCGGCTCCTGCTGCTCCTGCAGGTCCTTCATCTTAATCAGCAGCTCCGCCTTGGGGGCTGATGTGCTGTAGTAGGTGGAGTTGGTGGCTAGGGACACGGACGCTGGCACACTCGGCTCCTCCTTCCTGGGTACAAAAAGCGTTAGAAGGCCCATTAGCTATGATCGTACACACAGATGTGCCCGTGAGTCCCACAACCTGGGTTGCAACCAGCAAATGGTGGCGCTCATGAAAGGCCACCAGCTAGAGAGAGGCGACAGCAAAAGTGGAGAAAGAGTAGGTTATGAGGTCAGAACGAAATACCCTGCCAAACAGGACTCAAAGCCCCGCCTGGGAGGGAAAACAATGCAGGTGGTTTCCGCCGGGAGCGTGAAGTCTGTGGGGAGATGTCTGCTGCTATCTGTGAGCGCAGCCAGAGCCCTGAAGTCACTGGGCACCTGGCGACCAGCAGCCACATTTGCTGCCTCTTGCTGTGGCCTGACTCCTTGTCTGCTGCACGACACTGGTACTCCCGCCTGCTGTCAACCAATGATGCTTATGGGGACCGTGTACAGAAACAGGAGAGACGTCAGCAGATACACCTGTGTGGGCAGGCAACGGAATGACAGAGGCTGGAAAGTGCTCTTTACAAAACCAATTACAGTAAATGCACTATTCAGCTACATAAGCAACAACAAAAGCCTCTTTCATAAACACACATACTCAGTAGTCTCAACGTTCACTCTTGTGACAGATTTCTCCACCTCAGCACTAGTGACATGTGGACTGGACCATTCTTTGCTGGGGGGCCTCCTGTGTATTGCAGGACAGCAAGCAGCATCTCTGGTCtccacccaccagatgccaggagTACCTCTCCCAGGCGTGACAACCACAAGCGTATCCTGACATCGCCAACGGCCTCGTGGTGGGAGACAAGAGCCTCCAGCTGAGAACCACAGCCTTGTGAGAAAAAGCCCTGTGGGCGTCACTGGAAAGGTATATTTTCACATCTTTGCCAGGACTTGATGTCATCATCCTCAGAATGGGCCTTTAACTTTAGGAGGGGTGACAAAGTCCAAAAGTGCTAAGCACCTATGGAAATCTGTCCCCCCAGAGCAATCATGAAAACGGATAAACAAATACGCCCCCTCACCCTCATAAGCCTAAGAGGCGCTGGGGAGAACCACGAACAGCCAGAGGGCATCTACTCACTTCTCCTCCGTGGTTCTGGGAGAAGGGACTTTGGGGAGCAGCTTCCTCCGCTGCTGAGCTTCTTCCAAGAGGTGCTCGTCTTTGGGGAAGATGCCCTCCATCAGGTCCATGGTGGTTTTGACCTTCACGCTGGGGTCCAGGATATCCGCCAGGGACTTATCCTTGCCCGCGATCTCGCGGGCCAGCTCCTCCGACTTGAGGTCTTCGGCGGTCCTCTCTTTGGCCTTCATGTAGCTGAGCGCGGGCGGGGAGGCCCGGCTGTCCTTGGCTGTGGGCGCCGGGGTGCTGGGGGGTTGGGGCTCGGCGCCCTGGCGGCTGTACAGGCAGAAGCGCGAGTAGGACTGCTCGGCCGTGCTGAGCGTCTTGATCTGGTCCCGCTCGAGTCCGCTGGGCAGCACGGGCGGCTCCGGAACACTGACCAGACCCTGGCGGCTCTCCTTCTCGGGCTGGCTCTCTGAGTGCACGATCTTGATGGGCACCATCTTCACCGTGGTGTTGTTGTCCATCACCCGCTCAATTCTGCAAAGAGAAGAGCCGTCTGCTGAAGACACACTGTGCACCCAGGCGCAGACCAGAATTAGAAACAGGACGAGAAATCGGCTGGTTTCCGTGTCCCCTTACAGCCGGGGAAGCCTGGCTGAAAGACCTGTGGCAGCCCCGGGGGAGAAGCCTCCACAGCCACACGGCCCAATAGGGGAGACCAGGTCGAGGAGGGCCTGCCAACCCTACCTTGATCTCCTAACCCTCCTCCACGTCTAGCTGTCTTTCCATCTTCCAGTACTCAGCTGCACCCGTGTGGGCGCATCCGTGGGCTCACTGACAGACAGAAGGGCAGTTTAACGTTCATTTGTTATTAGGTCAATGGCAGAGCAAAGGGTAACAAGCCTGCTCACTGAGATTTTCCTTTGTATGGGAGTCCTGCAGCACACAGGCGTATTTCACAGAATTAGTATCCGTGCCTCAGCCAGTCTCTCAAAGCCGGGTGCCTGCGTGGTCCTCGGGGTGGCAGGAAGACTCCTTTAGAAAGTAGCCATGTTCTGAGTGGATGCTGAGCACTGCCCGGTCCCGGCCACAATGGGAAGCATCCTCGGATGCTCACGTGCCCTGGGTCTcatacccaccccccaccaccccacactTCAAGCCGCCCTCCACACGGCACTTCATACCAGAGAGGTAAGAATCCAGCAGCAAACATGGGACACGCTGCTTCTGTGTCGCCTTAAATGACTCATGcagatttccctttttaaaaaaagtttctcaGTGAAAGGAGCGGGAGAGGCACTTGGAGTGCCCACAGGGaagagaaagtggaaagaaaCAGCCCGGTTGAGGCATGTGGCTTCATCCATGACCACCTGAATGCTGCCTGGTGCCAGGGGACCTTGTGCACCAGGGCCACTGGGACTCAAAACCAGTTCACATCTTTGAAGGATGTATTGGGGAGAGGGTGCCATCTGCTGGTagtcaggagggaagggagaaaacaaGCCAGAATCACACAACCAAAAGCCCCACTTGTTCCTAACTCAGCCTAAAACCACTTCTATGACCCGAACAGACATAATTTTATGCAGCACAAGGGACAAAGGTGACAcagtaggttcttcccttttcctAAGGGTGTGGCATGCACgctacaaataaataattttgtgttttcttctctcctccaaaAGAAACCACTGAGAGCAAATGTGTTTAATCTGGGTGGTCATATACAGACCTTTCATGCTTTCTTAGCAAGTTTCAAAAGGTTGTAACTCTGTGGATAATACCGTTCGGATATGCTAAACTTCAGAAGGAAAATCCTGGCATCTTATCGAAGCAAGAACATACAAACAAGAACCCCTCTTCATTCCATTCCTTTCATTGCACAGTTAGAAACCCTGAATGCCTATTAGTGACTTAAAGTCAGCCTGTATTTGCATCTTTCCTCCCCCACATTCGTGGAGAAATTTATTTCCAGCGAAGGAAGacactgggaaaaaaacaaaaacaaatcctccTCAGGTTGCCCTATACTTTCCAACAAAACATCTCTTCCTGGTCATTTCTAAGCAGGTTTCAGGAGGTCTCTGCTCTTGAAAACCTTGTGCAGACTTTCACATTTAGGAAGTCTGATGACCTTCTACCTCAAAATGAGGACAAAACACAGTGCGCAGCCAGACCACATCCATTCCTCATGGGAAGCGGGACCAGGAAGGACAGAAGACGCAGGGTGTGCCGCGCCTGGCCCCTCTCTGTGCGGCAGCTCCTGCCAGAGTGTGGGCTCCATCCAGGTGAGCTGCCCGCTGCCCACAGGCCCCAGCCCCCAACGGCAAACAGTCCAACTCGCTCTGCTCACACCCAGTTCCGAGGGAGTccttagcccatgtgccacctgGGTCTGATAAACCACAATACCCACTGGGAGGGTCTCAGACCACAAGATGCCCGAGGTGATGGCAATACTGTCCAGATGACCCCAAAGCAGCCCTCCTGGCTACCTACTCTCACACGCTCCCAAAGCCAGAAAGAGGCTCCAGGAAAACTCTCGCAAACACTTCTGGGAACAATCCAATCTCTAACTTGCATTGGCACACAGTGCTGGGCACTGTCTCCATTttgcaataaacaaacaaaaacctcagattttaaaagatttaaaagtaagcttccttgggacttcctagatagtttagtggttaagaatcctcctgccaatgcaggggacacgggtttgagccctgctctgggaagaccagacatgccgcggagccacgaagcccatgcgccacaactactgagcctgcgctctggtgCCTGAGagacacaactgttgagcccatgtgccgcaactactgaagcccacgtgcttagagctcTTGCTCAggaataagagaagccaccgcaatgaagagcctgcgcaccacaacaaagagtagcccccgctcaccacaactagagaaagcccacgtgcagtaacgaagacccaacgcagccaataaacaaattaaataaataaataaatttattagaaaaaaaaagattcctggtTTTAGAACAGGAGTTGATGCATCTTTATTCAGAGTGAATGACTACTCTGAAATTCCCCGCAAGGTGGGAGGCCTGCACTTTCCTCCTCTCTGCATCCCTaccgtgcctggcacacaagAGGGTGTG of Hippopotamus amphibius kiboko isolate mHipAmp2 chromosome X, mHipAmp2.hap2, whole genome shotgun sequence contains these proteins:
- the SHROOM2 gene encoding protein Shroom2 isoform X6, coding for METSRSPSPQFAPQKLTDKPPLLIQDDGSTRIERVMDNNTTVKMVPIKIVHSESQPEKESRQGLVSVPEPPVLPSGLERDQIKTLSTAEQSYSRFCLYSRQGAEPQPPSTPAPTAKDSRASPPALSYMKAKERTAEDLKSEELAREIAGKDKSLADILDPSVKVKTTMDLMEGIFPKDEHLLEEAQQRRKLLPKVPSPRTTEEKKEEPSVPASVSLATNSTYYSTSAPKAELLIKMKDLQEQQEPEEDSGSDPDHDLSVKKELIESIGRKLQVLREARQSLLEDMQANSTLGDEVEALAKAVCKPNEFDKFRMFIGDLDKVVNLLLSLSGRLARVENALNNLDDSTPPGDRQSLLEKQRVLIQQHEDAKELKENLDRREGIVFDILAGYLSQDSLADYEHFVKMKSALIIEQRELEDKIHLGEEQLKCLLDSLQPDRGK